The genome window GCCTGTAGACATGCTCAAGGCCGGCGTGCTGGAGCCCCTGCGCGTTAAGACCCAGGCCATCGGTTCGGCGACCGAGGCGGCCACGATGATCCTTCGCATCGACGACGTCATCGCCTCCGGCGGCCCCGACGAGAGGACCATCCGCGAGGCCCAGGCTGCTGCGGCCCGGCAGATGCAGGCCGGCCGCATGGGCATGGGCGGCATGGGCGGCATGGGGATGATGTAAAACCCCATGTCCCACACTTATTTGTTTTGCTTTAAGTCACTCGAAAAAAGTTTAAGCGTCTCGAAGACTTTTTCAGCCTCTAAGTGGCTCGAAGCTGGCTCTAAGTTCTCTAAGACTTATTAAAAATCGCTAAGCGGCACCAAGGTTACACCAGGCCGCACCAACGATTTTTAAATATTCAATGATGCCTTCGTGTCGCTTCAGGCCCGCTTAGGGTCGCTTCGTGGCTAAAAAAACCTTTGTGGTTCTTATCGTTTTAGTGGCTTTTAAAAATAGAAAAATATTTAGTCGCTCGCCTCTATCATGGTCATAATCGCAAACGCCGACGTGGTCAATAAATGCTAAAATACGATCTACACACGCACTCCATTTACTCTCGCGACGGGGCCATCAAGCCAGCTGACGCCATCCGAATCGCCAGGAAGCGGGGGCTCGATGGTATCGCCATCACCGACCACGACACCATCAGGGGCGGCCTCGAGGCGCAAAAGCTGAAGCCCGAAGGCCTGGACGTCATCGTCGGCGCGGAAATAAAAACCGACCGGGGAGACGTCATCGGCCTATTCCTGAACGAGGAGATCACAGCCCGCGAGCACATGGAGGTCATCGATGCTATCCATCGGCAGGGCGGCGTCGCCATCGTGCCCCACCCGTTTGACAGCATGCGGGGCTCGGCGTTCTGGCTCACGGATAAGGACTCGAACAAAATGGACGCCGTGGAGGTCCTCAACGCCAGGTGCGTGTTCCGGCGGTCTAACTCGATGGCCGGCCACTACGCGGACGACTATCACCTCTGCAAAGTCGGCGGCAGTGACGCGCATTTTGGCGCCGAGATCGCGAACGCCGGTACACTGGTGCCCGAAGGCGAGGACGCCGCACGGGCGATTCGCGGCAGCCATACCGCGGCCTTCGGCCGGTGCTCCATGCCGCTATTTCACGTGCTCACCACGGCGCTTCTCATGGAACGGCGCGTCGTGAAGCCCAAAAACAGCCGCTGAACCGGCTGTCAACTTTTATTCCTCTAGACGGCTACCTTGAAGCGATGCTTAACGCGGACCCGCTAGGCGGCTATACGGGCATATACGACTTCAACGGCGAGCCGATCACGTACCACATGGAAGGCGAAGGCAGCCCCGTGCTCATGACAATGGGATTATCGGCGAGATGCGGCTCATACTACTGGCGCCATATCTTCGACTGCATGGCTGGAACATTTAAAATGTACGCGCTCGACCCGCCGGGCATCGAGCATGAAAAGTCCCGCCTGAAGTATGGCTCCACACACTATCAGCGGCTTATCGAAGGCTTCCTGCAGTCGGTCATCCGGGAGAAGCTGTCCATTATATCCGGCCCATCCACCGCCCAGTACGTGCTGAAGGCCGCCTTCGAGCATCCGAAGCTTGTTGACAAGATACTTCTCATAAGCCCGGACGGGGTAAGGCACATCCTGACCCACGACACCATCGGCCGCTCAGTCGTATACCGCATTCTCCGCATACCAAAAGTCGAGAGCGTCATGTATGGTAATATTGCTTCGAAACGCAGCATGCTTATTTTCCTGAGAAAGATCTACGGCCGCCTGGACTACAAAAAATCACGAGCCCTCGAAGAAGGCCACACGAGACAGCACTTTCCACCGCTGCCCGCGCTTTCCGAGCGAAGGTTCATCGAGTCCGCCTGGAGCGCCTCTCTGATACAGGCGCCCATAAAGCTCTCGAAAATGATCCGAAAATCAAAGCGCATCGTGGGCGAGATGGACGACTTTCGCATCCTCCGGAACTCCCGGCTCATCGTGTTCCAGCGGTCGGGCGAGCGGCCAATGCGAAAAGACGCACTCCGGTTCTGCGACGACGCCATCAAGTTCCTGGGCTAAAGATCTGCTG of Methanocella sp. contains these proteins:
- a CDS encoding PHP domain-containing protein yields the protein MLKYDLHTHSIYSRDGAIKPADAIRIARKRGLDGIAITDHDTIRGGLEAQKLKPEGLDVIVGAEIKTDRGDVIGLFLNEEITAREHMEVIDAIHRQGGVAIVPHPFDSMRGSAFWLTDKDSNKMDAVEVLNARCVFRRSNSMAGHYADDYHLCKVGGSDAHFGAEIANAGTLVPEGEDAARAIRGSHTAAFGRCSMPLFHVLTTALLMERRVVKPKNSR